A region from the Streptomyces tsukubensis genome encodes:
- a CDS encoding LLM class flavin-dependent oxidoreductase — protein MRFGVFMAPFHTARGQNPLTAFARDVATLQQLDELGYDEAWIGEHHSGGSELIASPEIFIAHVAAQTKHMKLGTGVLSLPYHNPLWVADRAILLDHLTRGRFMLGLGPGSLPTDATMIGIDPVSQRSALEEDTEVLIQLLTQDEPVTKKTARYNLVEARCQLRPYTTPCFEVGIAAIASPSGPRIAGKHGLALLSIGATMIGDLDMLTAHWSVMEERSHQFGTIIERAAWRLVGPMHIAETKEQAYKDVAYGLDDWCRYLQYEAAVPHFEPGGSTLKERIDWINESGVGVIGTPDDAIRHIRLLQEQSHGFGCYLMMAHEWARADATRQHFELFAQQVAPHFQGSLERLDAARALAVRRREALYSRMGDALDEAKTRHAAEQAARADGLQRPGPDFGEHTSETPEP, from the coding sequence ATGCGTTTCGGAGTCTTCATGGCACCGTTTCACACTGCTCGGGGACAGAACCCCCTCACTGCTTTCGCACGGGACGTGGCCACCCTTCAGCAACTCGACGAGCTCGGCTACGACGAAGCCTGGATCGGCGAACACCACTCCGGCGGATCGGAGTTGATCGCCAGCCCAGAGATCTTCATTGCGCACGTCGCAGCCCAGACCAAACACATGAAGCTGGGAACCGGCGTGCTCTCTCTGCCGTATCACAACCCACTGTGGGTGGCGGACCGTGCGATCCTGCTCGATCACCTCACCCGGGGCCGATTCATGCTCGGCCTCGGCCCCGGCTCCCTCCCGACGGACGCGACGATGATCGGCATCGACCCGGTCTCACAGAGGTCTGCGCTGGAAGAGGACACCGAGGTCCTCATCCAGTTGCTCACCCAGGATGAACCCGTTACCAAGAAGACCGCCCGCTACAACCTCGTCGAAGCCAGATGTCAGTTACGCCCGTACACCACACCCTGCTTTGAAGTCGGCATCGCGGCGATCGCCTCGCCGTCCGGCCCACGGATCGCAGGCAAGCATGGGTTGGCGCTGCTGTCCATCGGCGCGACCATGATCGGCGACCTGGACATGCTCACCGCGCACTGGAGCGTGATGGAAGAACGATCCCATCAGTTCGGCACCATTATTGAACGCGCCGCATGGCGACTGGTCGGACCGATGCACATCGCCGAAACGAAAGAACAGGCCTACAAGGACGTCGCGTACGGACTCGACGACTGGTGCCGCTATTTGCAGTATGAAGCTGCGGTACCGCACTTCGAGCCCGGCGGCTCGACGCTGAAGGAACGCATCGACTGGATCAACGAATCCGGCGTTGGCGTCATCGGCACACCGGACGACGCGATCCGGCACATCCGACTGCTGCAAGAGCAGTCCCACGGCTTCGGCTGCTACCTCATGATGGCGCACGAATGGGCGAGGGCAGACGCGACCCGTCAGCACTTCGAACTGTTCGCGCAGCAGGTCGCCCCGCACTTTCAAGGCAGTCTCGAACGTCTCGACGCCGCACGAGCCCTCGCGGTCAGGCGCAGGGAGGCGCTGTACAGCCGCATGGGCGACGCGCTTGACGAGGCGAAGACCCGACATGCCGCCGAGCAGGCGGCCAGGGCTGACGGTCTGCAGCGACCCGGCCCCGACTTCGGAGAACACACCTCGGAGACACCTGAGCCCTGA
- a CDS encoding 3-keto-5-aminohexanoate cleavage protein, protein MFLKAAVNGGRTPTECPTVPVTAEQIAADTRAVLAAGADVVHFHVRTPDGGQSIRPDLLAEVLRAIRATAPDAVVGTTTGLWTCSGPEERYKLVEAWDPMPDFASVAFCEEGAAETAELVVARGMVLESAVWTMDDVPALLASPTLHRNVRILIEPVEEDPEEAVAAARAMAGRIVAAGVTCPILYHGEGATVWPLVRAAQEDGHQARIGYEDGTDLPDGTPAPDNAALVRAVRALTATG, encoded by the coding sequence GTGTTTCTGAAAGCCGCCGTCAACGGCGGGCGCACCCCGACCGAGTGCCCCACCGTCCCGGTCACCGCCGAGCAGATCGCAGCCGATACCCGGGCGGTGCTCGCCGCCGGAGCGGACGTCGTCCACTTCCACGTCCGCACCCCGGACGGCGGCCAGAGCATCCGCCCCGACCTGCTCGCCGAGGTGCTCCGGGCGATCCGTGCCACCGCCCCCGACGCCGTGGTCGGCACCACCACGGGACTGTGGACCTGCTCGGGCCCCGAGGAGCGGTACAAGCTGGTCGAGGCGTGGGATCCGATGCCCGACTTCGCATCGGTCGCCTTCTGCGAAGAGGGCGCGGCCGAGACCGCCGAACTCGTCGTGGCGCGAGGCATGGTGCTGGAGAGCGCCGTCTGGACCATGGACGACGTCCCCGCCCTCCTCGCCTCGCCGACCCTCCACCGCAATGTCCGGATCCTGATCGAACCGGTCGAGGAGGACCCGGAGGAGGCGGTCGCCGCGGCCCGCGCGATGGCCGGACGTATCGTCGCCGCCGGAGTGACCTGCCCGATCCTCTACCACGGCGAAGGCGCCACGGTCTGGCCCCTGGTCCGCGCGGCCCAGGAGGACGGCCACCAGGCCCGCATCGGATACGAGGACGGTACCGACCTTCCCGACGGCACCCCGGCCCCCGACAACGCGGCCCTGGTCCGCGCGGTCCGCGCCCTCACGGCCACCGGCTGA
- a CDS encoding ABC transporter ATP-binding protein gives MTTDTKTAPGAAARDHGVPAVRLTGVGKTFGDTPAVRDVTLDIRRNEFFSILGPSGCGKTTLMRMITGFETPTEGTVELGGVPATAVPPHKRDLNMLFQSYALFPHLSVADNVAFELKVRRSRPRAEIGDAVREALALVRLEGYGDRSIAQLSGGQRQRVAIARALIGRPSLLLLDEPLGALDQKLRAEMQLELKKIQREVGVTFVTVTHDQEEALTMSDRIAVMDGGRVLQVDSPEAIYERPATRFVADFIGTSTFLTGTVDTTAIGVPGLGRIPVPEGHGLPDGTEAHLALRPENIRLAPAGERPPGCNAVLDGTLRQTVYLGNATRYHLTLADGTSLVAEAGGADRGGLAAGDPVTAGWDSARARLLAE, from the coding sequence ATGACCACCGACACGAAGACCGCCCCCGGGGCGGCAGCCCGGGACCACGGCGTCCCGGCCGTACGGCTCACCGGCGTGGGCAAGACCTTCGGCGACACCCCGGCCGTGCGGGACGTCACCCTCGACATCCGGCGCAACGAGTTCTTCTCCATCCTCGGGCCCTCCGGCTGCGGCAAGACGACCCTGATGCGGATGATCACCGGCTTCGAGACCCCCACCGAGGGCACCGTCGAACTCGGCGGCGTCCCCGCCACGGCCGTCCCGCCCCACAAACGCGACCTGAACATGCTCTTCCAGAGCTATGCCCTCTTCCCCCATCTCTCGGTCGCGGACAACGTCGCCTTCGAGTTGAAGGTCCGCAGGTCCCGCCCCCGGGCGGAGATCGGCGACGCGGTCCGCGAAGCCCTCGCCCTGGTCCGCCTCGAAGGCTACGGCGACCGGTCGATCGCCCAGCTCTCCGGCGGCCAACGGCAGCGCGTCGCGATCGCCCGCGCCCTCATCGGACGGCCGTCCCTGCTGCTGCTGGACGAGCCACTGGGCGCCCTCGACCAGAAGCTCCGGGCCGAGATGCAGTTGGAGCTGAAGAAGATTCAGCGCGAGGTCGGGGTGACCTTCGTAACCGTCACCCACGACCAGGAGGAGGCCCTGACCATGTCCGACCGCATCGCGGTCATGGACGGCGGCCGGGTGCTCCAGGTCGACAGCCCGGAGGCGATCTACGAACGCCCCGCGACCCGGTTCGTCGCCGACTTCATCGGCACCTCCACCTTCCTCACCGGCACCGTGGACACCACCGCGATCGGCGTCCCCGGCCTCGGCAGGATCCCCGTACCCGAGGGCCACGGACTCCCCGACGGCACCGAGGCCCATCTCGCCCTGCGGCCCGAGAACATCCGGCTCGCCCCCGCAGGGGAACGCCCGCCCGGCTGCAACGCCGTCCTCGACGGCACCCTCCGGCAGACCGTCTACCTCGGCAACGCCACCCGCTACCACCTCACCCTCGCCGACGGGACGTCCCTGGTAGCCGAGGCGGGCGGCGCGGACCGCGGCGGCCTCGCCGCCGGTGACCCCGTCACCGCCGGCTGGGACTCCGCCCGCGCCCGGCTGCTCGCCGAATGA
- a CDS encoding carbon-nitrogen hydrolase family protein — protein sequence MKVAAAQFAPTADAAANLAVIEEMTAEAAAAGAELVVFPEESMLPSEASDETGIPLRDLATAHWEPFVDGLSRTARTHGVAMVAAGFEDSGTALPYNTMAAVDATGEVIGLYRKMHLYDAFDYKESRHIQRGDTGPVVVRIGDFNVGLVNCYDVRFPEFTRSLVEMGADLLAVSAAWVKGPLKEDHWQTLVRTRAIENTCWVVASSLTTPDCIGMSMAVDPLGVVRAALGEEERSLLVVDADKDRIDRARTILPVLRNRRIIIGPR from the coding sequence GTGAAGGTCGCCGCAGCACAGTTCGCCCCCACCGCAGACGCGGCGGCCAACCTCGCGGTCATCGAGGAGATGACCGCCGAAGCCGCCGCCGCGGGCGCCGAGCTCGTCGTCTTCCCCGAGGAGTCGATGCTCCCGTCCGAAGCCTCCGACGAGACCGGGATCCCGCTCCGGGACCTCGCCACCGCCCACTGGGAGCCCTTCGTCGACGGGCTCTCCCGCACCGCACGGACCCACGGCGTCGCGATGGTCGCCGCGGGCTTCGAGGACAGCGGCACGGCCCTCCCGTACAACACCATGGCCGCCGTGGACGCCACCGGTGAGGTCATCGGCCTCTACCGCAAGATGCACCTCTACGACGCCTTCGACTACAAGGAGTCGCGGCATATCCAGCGCGGCGACACCGGCCCCGTCGTGGTCCGCATCGGCGACTTCAACGTCGGACTCGTCAACTGCTACGACGTGCGCTTCCCCGAATTCACCCGGTCCCTGGTGGAGATGGGTGCCGATCTCCTCGCCGTGTCCGCGGCCTGGGTGAAGGGCCCCCTCAAGGAAGACCACTGGCAGACCCTGGTACGCACCCGGGCCATCGAGAACACCTGCTGGGTCGTCGCCTCGTCGCTCACCACCCCCGACTGCATCGGTATGTCGATGGCCGTCGACCCCCTCGGAGTGGTGCGCGCCGCACTCGGCGAGGAGGAGCGGTCGCTGCTCGTCGTCGACGCCGACAAGGACCGGATCGACCGGGCCCGTACCATCCTGCCCGTCCTCCGCAACCGCCGCATCATCATCGGACCGAGGTGA
- a CDS encoding Lrp/AsnC family transcriptional regulator, with translation MLDDTDRRIVRVLTRDGRTPYTALARDLGVSEGTVRQRVARLQESGVLRIVALCDPLRLGHQSVRLMIRVRDLTPRAVAKTLSGMPMINHVALCAGSQDIFLEGTCRDQAQLVQLLDDIRMLPGVSRVQVLLLLELFKDYTWSGLASAVGQGVSEE, from the coding sequence GTGTTGGACGATACGGACCGCAGGATCGTGCGCGTACTCACCCGGGACGGCCGAACGCCCTATACGGCCCTCGCCCGCGACCTGGGCGTTTCCGAGGGGACCGTACGCCAGCGGGTGGCCAGGCTCCAGGAGAGCGGTGTGCTGCGTATCGTGGCGCTCTGCGATCCGCTGCGACTGGGGCACCAGTCGGTACGGCTGATGATCCGCGTCCGCGATCTCACCCCGAGAGCGGTGGCCAAAACGCTCTCCGGAATGCCGATGATCAACCATGTCGCGCTCTGCGCCGGAAGCCAGGACATCTTCCTGGAAGGCACCTGCCGCGACCAGGCCCAGCTCGTCCAGTTGCTGGACGACATCCGGATGCTGCCGGGGGTCTCCCGGGTCCAGGTCCTGCTGTTGCTGGAACTCTTCAAGGACTACACCTGGAGCGGACTGGCGAGCGCCGTGGGCCAGGGCGTCTCGGAGGAGTAG
- a CDS encoding Lrp/AsnC family transcriptional regulator: MMVLTESAPAPDWRSPVIDDLDRRIIDQLRVDGRSSFAEIGRTVGLSEASVRARYQRLQRKGVLQVVGMTDAVRMGEMEVHLAVRVHHIPVALAAHELSRMPEVRYVASCVGPYDLIVDVRCRDLEHLAELLTERVRRVNGVAHAEALTVLEVIKDSYLWEGFREVPVRPGKRIIPG, translated from the coding sequence ATGATGGTGCTGACAGAGTCCGCTCCCGCACCCGATTGGAGGTCCCCGGTGATCGACGACCTGGACCGCCGGATCATCGACCAGCTCAGGGTCGACGGCCGCAGCTCCTTCGCCGAGATCGGCCGGACGGTCGGCCTCTCGGAAGCGTCGGTACGCGCCCGCTACCAGCGGCTCCAGCGCAAGGGCGTCCTCCAGGTGGTGGGGATGACCGACGCGGTACGCATGGGCGAGATGGAGGTCCATCTCGCGGTACGGGTCCATCACATCCCGGTCGCCCTGGCCGCCCATGAGCTGTCCCGGATGCCGGAGGTGCGGTACGTCGCCTCCTGCGTCGGCCCCTACGACCTGATCGTGGACGTCCGCTGCCGCGATCTCGAACATCTCGCGGAGCTGCTCACGGAACGGGTCCGCCGGGTCAACGGGGTCGCCCACGCCGAGGCACTCACCGTGCTGGAGGTCATCAAGGACTCGTATCTGTGGGAGGGGTTCCGGGAGGTCCCGGTCCGGCCGGGGAAGCGGATCATCCCCGGCTGA
- a CDS encoding ABC transporter substrate-binding protein, translating into MRVRSVSRGVLTVAVATVTALVATGCGGSESSSGGGGKKLNVYAWAGEIPDTVVKKFEQETGIDVTLDTFDSNETMTAKLSSGSAGYDLVEPSQYSVQQLVGQKLIQPLDHSRIKGLDNIADKFRDPSYDPGNKYSVPWIWGTTGFAYNKKCIPSATSWKTLFDEKHKGKVYMLDNMLAAYIAGLQVTGSRATSTDEGEIKDATEALTDQKKMLAGYNSTNYPQLLSSGQACAAQAWSGTAMAKVVAANPDVEYVLPEEGGSLWTDGLAIPQGAKNTDAAYQFINFLLRPEIAAMATDDGGSASANAKAREFVKDKKALENPAVYAPDAAVAKADFLLDPGAAMKHFQQGWTKVKAS; encoded by the coding sequence ATGCGCGTAAGAAGCGTCTCCAGAGGCGTCCTCACGGTCGCCGTAGCCACGGTCACCGCGCTCGTCGCCACCGGCTGCGGCGGCTCGGAATCCTCATCCGGCGGCGGCGGGAAGAAGCTCAACGTCTACGCCTGGGCCGGGGAGATCCCCGACACCGTGGTGAAGAAGTTCGAGCAGGAGACCGGGATCGACGTCACCCTCGACACCTTCGACAGCAACGAGACCATGACCGCCAAGCTCAGCTCGGGCTCGGCCGGATACGACCTGGTGGAGCCCAGCCAGTACAGCGTGCAGCAGCTCGTAGGACAGAAGCTGATCCAGCCCCTGGACCACTCCCGTATCAAGGGCCTCGACAACATCGCGGACAAGTTCCGCGACCCGTCGTACGACCCCGGGAACAAGTACTCCGTCCCGTGGATCTGGGGCACCACCGGCTTCGCGTACAACAAGAAGTGCATCCCGTCGGCGACGAGCTGGAAGACGCTCTTCGACGAGAAGCACAAGGGCAAGGTCTACATGCTGGACAACATGCTGGCGGCGTACATCGCGGGCCTCCAGGTCACCGGCTCCCGGGCCACCAGCACCGACGAGGGCGAGATCAAGGACGCCACCGAGGCGCTGACCGACCAGAAGAAGATGCTCGCGGGCTACAACTCCACCAACTACCCGCAGTTGCTGTCCTCCGGGCAGGCGTGCGCGGCCCAGGCGTGGAGCGGTACGGCAATGGCGAAAGTCGTCGCCGCCAACCCGGACGTCGAGTACGTACTCCCCGAGGAGGGCGGCTCCCTCTGGACCGACGGCCTCGCCATTCCCCAGGGCGCCAAGAACACCGACGCCGCCTACCAGTTCATCAACTTCCTGCTCCGCCCCGAGATCGCGGCCATGGCCACCGACGACGGCGGCAGCGCCAGCGCCAACGCCAAGGCGCGGGAGTTCGTGAAGGACAAGAAGGCGCTGGAGAACCCGGCGGTCTACGCCCCCGACGCAGCCGTCGCCAAGGCGGACTTCCTGCTCGACCCGGGAGCCGCGATGAAGCACTTCCAGCAGGGCTGGACCAAGGTGAAGGCGTCCTGA
- a CDS encoding ABC transporter permease, which translates to MKHTLDTVTAWLARGVIAFLYIPIVVVVVLSFNDSEVTYKWAGFSTRWYGELSRNTELLAALRVSAETALISATLATLCGLLAAMGMARLRSRGKAVFSGGLFLPLIVPEIVLGVALLSVFGAMSADLGTQTLVLGHLVVTLPYAALIVLGAYNALDPALEEAATDLGCNAWQAFRRVTLPLLRQPLLAAWLLSFTISFGNIVMSTFTNGVGSTTLPLRVYSMLKGGLTPEINALGTILVLFTLLIILGVGLRQMRRVLLGAGRS; encoded by the coding sequence ATGAAGCACACTCTCGACACCGTGACCGCATGGCTCGCCCGCGGCGTGATCGCCTTCCTCTACATCCCCATCGTCGTCGTGGTCGTACTCTCCTTCAACGACTCCGAGGTCACCTACAAGTGGGCCGGGTTCAGCACCCGTTGGTACGGAGAGCTGTCGCGGAACACCGAACTGCTGGCCGCCCTGCGGGTCAGTGCCGAGACGGCGCTGATCTCCGCCACCCTGGCCACCCTCTGCGGACTGCTCGCCGCGATGGGCATGGCCCGGCTGCGGTCCCGGGGCAAGGCGGTCTTCTCGGGCGGGCTCTTCCTGCCGCTGATCGTCCCGGAGATCGTGCTGGGCGTCGCCCTGCTCTCGGTCTTCGGCGCGATGAGCGCCGACCTCGGGACGCAGACCTTGGTCCTGGGCCATCTGGTGGTGACCCTCCCGTACGCGGCGCTGATCGTCCTCGGCGCCTACAACGCGCTCGATCCGGCGCTGGAGGAGGCCGCGACCGACCTCGGGTGCAACGCCTGGCAGGCGTTCCGCCGGGTCACCCTGCCGCTGCTCCGGCAGCCGCTGCTGGCCGCGTGGCTGCTCAGCTTCACCATCTCCTTCGGCAACATCGTGATGTCGACCTTCACCAACGGCGTCGGCAGCACCACCCTGCCGCTGCGGGTCTACTCGATGCTCAAGGGCGGCCTCACCCCCGAGATCAACGCCCTGGGCACCATCCTCGTGCTCTTCACTCTGCTGATCATCCTCGGAGTCGGACTGCGGCAGATGCGCCGGGTCCTGCTCGGCGCGGGCCGCTCCTGA
- a CDS encoding ABC transporter permease, with protein MTTLLLAPAGITVAGLVLVPLLLVVRNSFASADAYGGIRGGWTLANYQDLMDPVYLKVFSYSLGMAALNTAVCLVLGYVVSYYLSSRSPQRQMLLLLLIIVPFWTDFLVRTFAWINLLSPGGPVNSLTDAIGFTDGATQWIPSQGASFVGLVYAFLPTAIFPIYAALRSVDHSLGEAARDLGCGWWRVHTRVLLPIARPGMLAAALLTFIPTLGVFVIPVLLGGGRDQLVGNLIVTLYTEFRNQPMGAAASVVLLLLMVASMAVFGLAARRLRRKSA; from the coding sequence GTGACGACCCTGCTCCTCGCCCCGGCCGGGATCACCGTCGCCGGCCTGGTGCTGGTGCCACTGCTCCTGGTGGTACGGAACAGCTTCGCCTCGGCCGACGCCTACGGCGGCATCCGGGGCGGCTGGACCCTGGCGAACTACCAGGACCTGATGGACCCCGTCTATCTCAAGGTCTTCTCCTACAGCCTGGGCATGGCCGCCCTGAACACCGCGGTCTGCCTGGTGCTCGGCTACGTCGTCTCGTACTACCTGTCGAGCCGGTCCCCGCAGCGCCAGATGCTGCTGCTCCTGCTGATCATCGTGCCGTTCTGGACCGACTTCCTGGTCCGCACCTTCGCGTGGATCAATCTGCTCAGCCCAGGTGGCCCGGTGAACAGCCTCACCGACGCGATCGGGTTCACCGACGGCGCCACCCAGTGGATCCCCAGCCAGGGCGCGTCCTTCGTCGGTCTGGTGTACGCCTTCCTGCCGACCGCGATCTTCCCGATCTACGCGGCCCTGCGCAGCGTCGACCATTCGCTCGGCGAGGCCGCCCGGGACCTCGGCTGCGGCTGGTGGCGGGTGCACACCCGGGTCCTGCTGCCGATCGCCCGGCCCGGGATGCTGGCGGCGGCACTGCTCACCTTCATCCCGACCCTCGGTGTTTTCGTGATCCCCGTGCTGCTCGGCGGCGGACGCGACCAGTTGGTCGGCAATCTCATCGTCACGCTCTACACCGAGTTCCGTAACCAGCCGATGGGCGCCGCCGCGTCCGTGGTGCTGCTGCTTCTGATGGTGGCCTCGATGGCGGTATTCGGACTCGCCGCCCGGCGGCTGAGGAGGAAGTCGGCATGA
- a CDS encoding RraA family protein has translation MPLSIRDLPAPLDTALAERLRTVDFPTLGHYLEEGFCDAALQRVAGTGKLVGRAVTVRTTATDSTLLHHAAGLVGPGDVVVVDTGGDRRHAPLGEVVVNALAARGAAGAVVDGLCTDIDALRAVGLPVYAYGRTPLTTKLHGLADGSLCAPVTCGGVPVHAGDIVLGDANGLIIAPAGRLADVLDEALVDDAEEPALIAELWAGAPLGALTGATETLRRLTASR, from the coding sequence ATGCCGCTTTCCATCCGTGACCTGCCCGCCCCGCTCGACACCGCACTCGCAGAACGGCTGCGGACGGTCGACTTCCCCACCCTCGGCCACTACTTGGAGGAAGGTTTCTGCGACGCCGCCCTCCAGCGGGTCGCGGGCACCGGCAAACTGGTCGGCCGGGCCGTGACCGTCCGTACCACCGCCACCGACTCGACCCTGCTCCACCACGCCGCGGGACTCGTCGGCCCCGGCGACGTCGTCGTCGTGGACACCGGCGGCGACCGCCGGCACGCCCCGCTGGGCGAGGTCGTCGTCAACGCCCTCGCCGCACGCGGCGCCGCCGGGGCGGTCGTCGACGGGCTCTGTACCGACATCGACGCGCTGCGGGCCGTGGGACTGCCGGTGTACGCGTACGGCCGCACCCCCCTGACCACGAAGCTGCACGGCCTCGCGGACGGCTCCCTCTGCGCCCCCGTCACCTGCGGCGGGGTCCCCGTCCACGCCGGTGACATCGTGCTAGGCGACGCCAACGGGCTGATCATCGCCCCGGCGGGCCGGCTCGCCGACGTCCTCGACGAGGCACTCGTCGACGACGCGGAGGAACCCGCCCTGATCGCCGAGTTGTGGGCGGGCGCCCCGCTCGGCGCCCTCACCGGCGCCACCGAGACCCTGCGGCGGCTCACCGCCTCCCGCTGA
- a CDS encoding DNA polymerase III subunit beta family protein encodes MPNDELMPIGAFAQRSGLTSSALRFYADSGLLRPVEVDPVSGYRYYSADQVVQATVLRQLRELAIPLTAVEAVLGSGADEASRLLDEHVAKVVGNAAAAQQKAAVIKSALGNVPGLPIAAVKGPVLADAVEQVLTATAYEHGIPALAGLRIEASYEAVTLTATDRYRLSTRTLVPAEAPGQTWAGTVNGNELRVAVAEIRRSPLVRLEAVPHGLWLRVAGREDRHCRLLPEEFPDYQLMLAPLGDVTTRVTVPKELLLRALEDQPGERITLHVSDHGMHVRSADDETDENSDIWLPATVTGQALQIWFEVTTFYPAVSTAIGPDVLLDLRGHDLPVTIRSADRGDLTTLAMPIKSDHSA; translated from the coding sequence GTGCCAAATGATGAGCTGATGCCGATCGGGGCCTTCGCCCAACGCAGTGGTCTGACCTCCAGTGCGTTGCGGTTCTATGCCGACTCCGGGCTGCTGCGCCCTGTCGAAGTCGACCCCGTCTCGGGCTACCGCTACTACAGCGCCGACCAGGTGGTGCAGGCGACCGTGCTGCGTCAGCTCCGCGAGCTCGCTATACCCCTCACCGCTGTCGAGGCTGTACTTGGTTCCGGTGCTGATGAGGCATCCCGGCTACTCGATGAGCATGTCGCAAAGGTCGTTGGGAATGCGGCGGCCGCGCAGCAGAAGGCTGCTGTCATCAAGTCCGCGCTCGGCAACGTGCCAGGCCTGCCCATTGCAGCGGTAAAGGGCCCTGTGCTGGCGGACGCGGTCGAGCAGGTCCTGACCGCGACCGCGTATGAGCACGGGATACCGGCACTCGCCGGTCTGCGCATCGAGGCAAGCTATGAGGCGGTCACCCTGACCGCGACGGACCGATACCGGCTCTCCACTCGAACTCTGGTGCCGGCTGAAGCACCGGGGCAGACGTGGGCCGGCACGGTCAACGGCAACGAGCTGCGGGTCGCGGTTGCCGAGATCCGCCGCAGTCCGCTGGTGCGACTGGAAGCGGTGCCGCACGGACTCTGGCTCCGCGTGGCCGGCCGGGAGGACCGGCACTGCCGGTTGCTGCCCGAGGAATTCCCCGACTACCAGCTGATGCTCGCTCCACTGGGCGACGTCACTACCCGTGTGACGGTGCCGAAGGAGCTGCTCCTGCGAGCCTTGGAAGACCAGCCCGGGGAGCGCATCACACTGCACGTTTCCGACCACGGAATGCACGTCCGGTCAGCGGATGACGAAACCGATGAAAACTCGGACATCTGGCTCCCGGCCACGGTGACGGGCCAGGCCCTCCAGATCTGGTTCGAGGTCACCACGTTCTATCCCGCCGTGAGCACCGCGATCGGCCCCGACGTCTTGCTCGACCTGCGGGGACACGACCTTCCCGTCACGATCCGCTCCGCCGACCGCGGGGATCTCACCACCCTGGCCATGCCCATCAAGTCCGACCACTCCGCCTGA